The proteins below come from a single Silene latifolia isolate original U9 population unplaced genomic scaffold, ASM4854445v1 scaffold_194, whole genome shotgun sequence genomic window:
- the LOC141638187 gene encoding putative inactive receptor kinase At2g26730, which translates to MARGTTTHNFFCTFFLLLSTRCINSEPTQDKQALQSFLSKVPHAPRLQWNLSDSACNWVGVSCDSTRSHVQSLRLPAVGLVGPIPENTIGRLSQLRVLSIHSNRLTGSLPSDFSNLTFLRSLYVGHNSLTGEFPPGLTQLTRLSRLDLSYNNFTGPIPFDINNLSNLNGLYLQNNFFAGPIPSISAHLSEFNVSNNNLNGSIPKTLSNFPESSFAGNLQLCGGPLQRCNNSFFPSPPSGQPSIVPSSPAEVNGKKKSKLSKGAIIGISVAAAALLLALLLCLLLCLLRRKKDRSSKTRSAPKTAAAGAAAAALGGGAGEAGTSSSKDDLTSGTGPEGGERNKLVFVNGGGAYRFDLEDLLRASAEVLGKGSVGTSYKAVLEEGTTVVVKRLKDVAAGKKEFEVQMELLGKCKHEHVVPLRAYYFSKDEKLLVSDYLPNGSLSSLLHGNRGAGRASLDWDNRMKIAIGTARGLSYLHTSTNLIHGNIKSSNVLLRSNNEPAVSDFGLSPLFSLNSASSTNRIAGYRAPEVVETRKPTPKSDVYSFGVLLLELLTGKSPNQASLGDEGIDLPRWVQSVVREEWTAEVFDVELMRYHNIEEEMVQLLQIAMACVSTVPDQRPSMPEALRMIEDMNRSESATDDGIRQSSDDPSKGSDGHTPPMESRTPPSSVTP; encoded by the exons ATGGCGCGTGGTACCACCACACATAATTTCTTCTGTACATTTTTCCTACTCTTGTCAACTCGGTGTATCAACTCAGAGCCGACTCAGGACAAGCAAGCGCTACAGTCATTCTTATCCAAAGTCCCCCACGCGCCTCGACTTCAATGGAATTTGTCTGATTCAGCATGCAACTGGGTCGGAGTCTCGTGCGACTCAACTCGGTCTCACGTGCAGTCACTCCGTCTCCCAGCCGTCGGATTAGTAGGCCCCATCCCTGAGAATACAATCGGACGGCTATCACAGCTCCGTGTATTATCCATCCACTCTAATCGCCTCACCGGTTCACTCCCCTCTGACTTTTCCAACCTCACTTTCCTCCGCTCCCTCTACGTCGGCCACAACTCCCTGACAGGCGAGTTTCCCCCCGGTCTGACCCAGCTAACTCGGCTCAGTCGCCTCGACTTGTCCTACAATAACTTCACCGGTCCGATACCGTTCGACATCAACAATTTGTCTAACCTCAACGGATTATACCTGCAGAACAACTTCTTTGCCGGTCCAATACCCAGCATTAGCGCTCATTTATCCGAGTTTAATGTCTCTAACAACAACTTAAACGGCTCAATTCCAAAGACATTATCCAACTTTCCCGAATCATCCTTCGCCGGAAACTTACAGCTATGTGGTGGACCACTACAGCGATGTAACAACTCATTTTTTCCATCGCCGCCGTCAGGTCAGCCGTCGATAGTTCCTTCCTCACCGGCAGAGGTAAATGGCAAGAAGAAGAGTAAGCTTTCAAAGGGAGCCATCATTGGAATCTCCGTCGCAGCAGCAGCACTTCTTCTCGCTCTCTTATTATGCTTACTTCTCTGTTTGTTAAGAAGGAAGAAAGACCGCTCCTCAAAGACACGTTCCGCCCCGAAGACCGCTGCAGCTGGAGCTGCTGCCGCAGCACTCGGAGGCGGGGCTGGGGAAGCGGGGACGTCGTCTTCGAAAGACGACTTGACTAGCGGAACAGGGCCGGAAGGAGGGGAGAGGAACAAGCTGGTATTCGTCAACGGTGGCGGAGCCTACAGGTTTGATTTAGAGGACCTGTTACGCGCGTCGGCGGAGGTGCTCGGAAAAGGGAGTGTTGGGACGAGTTACAAGGCGGTGTTGGAGGAAGGGACGACGGTAGTGGTTAAGCGGCTGAAAGATGTAGCCGCGGGTAAGAAGGAGTTTGAGGTACAAATGGAGTTGTTGGGGAAATGTAAGCATGAGCATGTGGTTCCATTAAGAGCTTATTATTTCTCCAAAGATGAGAAGCTGTTGGTCTCTGATTACTTGCCTAATGGCAGCTTGTCTTCTCTCTTACACG GTAACCGAGGTGCAGGCCGAGCGTCATTAGACTGGGACAACCGTATGAAGATAGCCATTGGAACAGCTCGGGGACTTTCATACCTACACACATCGACCAACCTTATCCACGGCAACATAAAGTCTTCTAATGTTCTTCTTCGCTCCAATAACGAGCCAGCCGTTTCCGACTTTGGCCTCTCCCCTCTCTTTTCCCTGAACTCCGCTTCCTCCACAAACCGCATTGCTGGATACCGGGCCCCAGAAGTTGTGGAGACCCGGAAACCGACTCCTAAATCCGATGTGTACAGCTTTGGTGTCCTCCTTTTAGAGCTTCTTACCGGAAAATCCCCAAACCAAGCATCTTTAGGGGACGAGGGAATCGACCTTCCGAGGTGGGTCCAATCTGTTGTCCGGGAAGAATGGACAGCTGAGGTATTTGATGTAGAGCTTATGAGGTACCATAATATTGAAGAGGAAATggttcaactattgcaaattGCAATGGCTTGTGTTTCGACAGTGCCTGATCAACGGCCTTCAATGCCTGAGGCATTACGTATGATTGAAGATATGAATCGGAGCGAAAGTGCTACCGACGATGGTATCCGGCAATCTTCGGATGATCCATCTAAGGGGTCTGATGGACATACCCCCCCAATGGAGTCCAGGACCCCTCCTTCCTCTGTCACTCCTTGA